The following proteins are encoded in a genomic region of Nicotiana sylvestris chromosome 4, ASM39365v2, whole genome shotgun sequence:
- the LOC104219039 gene encoding LOW QUALITY PROTEIN: stearoyl-[acyl-carrier-protein] 9-desaturase 6, chloroplastic-like (The sequence of the model RefSeq protein was modified relative to this genomic sequence to represent the inferred CDS: inserted 1 base in 1 codon), protein MQLTALSHFSTHPLACSPWRPRHHLVRRLSPSSAASLHHEMITHSMPPEKLEVFKSLEPWVTQSVLPLLKPVENSWQPNDLLPDPSQPSDEFFDEVRALRQRTCELSDDYLVVLVGDMITEEALPTYQTWINTFDGVRDDTMCSSSPWAIWSRGWSAEENRHGDLLRTYLYLSGRVDMKMIERTVQYLIGSGMDVGTENNPYLGFVYTSFQERATFVSHGNTARLAKGADPILARICGTIAADEKRHENAYVKMVEKLLELDPNDSMLAIAKMMKKRITMPAHLMYDGCDTDLFEHFAAVAQRLGVYTSHDYADILQFLIDRWALEKLEGIKDEAKXQDFVCGLPPKIKRLQERADERAKKLELRQVKFSWIFNKEVSGGGSRI, encoded by the exons ATGCAACTCACTGCTCTCTCGCACTTTAGCACCCACCCCCTAGCATGCAGTCCGTGGCGGCCGCGCCATCACCTTGTCCGCCGTTTATCTCCATCCTCCGCCGCGTCCTTACACCACGAAATGATTACCCACTCAATGCCACCTGAAAAGTTAGAAGTGTTCAAGTCATTAGAACCTTGGGTGACCCAAAGCGTTCTCCCTCTCCTCAAGCCCGTTGAAAATTCCTGGCAGCCCAATGATCTCCTTCCGGACCCATCTCAGCCGTCGGATGAATTCTTCGACGAAGTTCGGGCCCTGAGGCAACGGACTTGTGAACTTTCAGACGATTACCTTGTAGTGCTTGTGGGAGATATGATAACTGAAGAAGCTTTGCCAACTTATCAAACTTGGATTAATACTTTTGATGGGGTTCGTGATGATACTATGTGTAGTTCATCTCCTTGGGCTATTTGGAGTAGGGGCTGGTCTGCTGAGGAAAATAGACATGGAGATCTGCTACGAACATACTTGTACCTTTCTGGTCGTGTGGACATGAAGATGATTGAAAGGACTGTGCAATATTTGATTGGATCCGGAATG GATGTAGGAACAGAGAACAACCCCTACTTAGGGTTTGTGTACACATCATTCCAAGAAAGAGCAACATTCGTGTCACATGGCAATACTGCTCGTCTAGCCAAGGGTGCCGACCCAATATTAGCACGCATATGTGGAACAATAGCAGCGGACGAAAAGCGGCACGAAAACGCCTACGTCAAGATGGTTGAGAAATTGCTGGAATTGGACCCAAATGACTCCATGCTAGCTATTgctaaaatgatgaaaaagaggaTTACGATGCCTGCCCACCTAATGTACGATGGGTGTGATACAGATCTATTCGAGCACTTTGCTGCTGTGGCTCAAAGGTTAGGAGTGTATACAAGTCATGATTATGCAGATATATTGCAGTTTTTGATCGATCGATGGGCATTGGAAAAGCTTGAAGGAATTAAGGATGAGGCGA CGCAAGACTTTGTGTGTGGATTACCACCTAAGATAAAAAGGTTGCAAGAGAGAGCCGATGAGAGAGCTAAGAAATTGGAGCTGCGTCAAGTGAAGTTTAGCTGGATTTTCAACAAGGAAGTGAGcggaggcggatccaggatttaa
- the LOC104216671 gene encoding alcohol dehydrogenase 1 isoform X1 has product MSSNAAGQVIRCKAAVAWEAGKPLVIEEVEVAPPQEGEVRLKILFTSLCHTDVYFWEAKGQTPLFPRIFGHEAGGIVESVGEGVTDLQPGDHVLPVFTGECQQCRHCKSEESNMCDLLRINTDRGVMIHDGQTRFSKDGKPIYHFVGTSTFSEYTVVHSGCVAKIDPQAPLDKVCVLSCGISTGLGATLNVAKPTKGSTVAIFGLGAVGLAAAEGARIAGASRIIGIDLNPSRFNDAKKFGVTEFVNPKDYDKPVQQVIAEMTDGGVDRSVECTGNVNAMISAFECVHDGWGVAVLVGVPNKDDAFKTHPMNLLNERTLKGTFFGNYKPKTDLPSVVGKYMNKVVLHHNNELELEKFITHQVPFSEINKAFEYMLKGEGLRCMITMGH; this is encoded by the exons ATGTCAAGCAATGCTGCTGGTCAGGTCATTCGTTGCAAAG CTGCGGTTGCATGGGAAGCGGGGAAGCCATTGGTGATTGAAGAAGTGGAGGTGGCACCACCACAGGAAGGTGAAGTTCGCCTCAAGATTCTTTTCACCTCCTTGTGCCATACTGATGTTTACTTCTGGGAAGCTAAG GGGCAAACACCACTATTTCCTCGTATTTTCGGACATGAAGCTGGAGG AATTGTGGAGAGTGTAGGTGAAGGTGTTACAGATCTCCAACCAGGAGACCATGTTCTTCCTGTGTTCACTGGTGAATGCCAGCAGTGTCGACACTGTAAATCAGAGGAAAGCAACATGTGTGACCTCCTTAGAATAAACACAGACAGGGGAGTTATGATCCATGATGGTCAGACAAGATTCTCCAAAGATGGCAAGCCAATATATCACTTTGTTGGAACTTCCACCTTTAGTGAATACACCGTTGTCCATTCTGGATGCGTCGCCAAGATTGATCCACAGGCACCACTTGACAAAGTTTGTGTTCTGAGTTGTGGGATATCAACAG GACTTGGTGCAACTCTGAATGTTGCCAAACCTACCAAAGGTTCTACTGTAGCTATTTTTGGCTTGGGAGCTGTTGGCCTTGCT GCTGCTGAAGGAGCTAGGATTGCTGGGGCTTCTAGGATCATTGGCATTGATTTGAATCCCAGCAGGTTCAATGATG CCAAGAAGTTTGGTGTGACAGAGTTTGTGAATCCAAAAGATTATGATAAGCCTGTCCAGCAG GTCATTGCTGAGATGACAGATGGAGGTGTTGACCGAAGTGTCGAGTGTACTGGAAATGTCAACGCCATGATCTCTGCTTTTGAATGTGTTCATGAT GGTTGGGGTGTGGCGGTGCTTGTTGGCGTGCCAAACAAAGACGATGCGTTCAAAACTCATCCAATGAATCTGTTGAATGAGAGGACTCTCAAGGGCACCTTCTTTGGCAACTACAAGCCCAAAACTGACCTTCCATCTGTGGTGGGCAAGTACATGAATAAGGTGGTTCTACACCATAACAAT GAGCTAGAGCTGGAGAAATTCATTACCCACCAAGTTCCATTTTCAGAGATCAACAAAGCATTTGAGTATATGCTGAAAGGGGAAGGTCTACGTTGCATGATCACCATGGGACATTGA
- the LOC104216671 gene encoding alcohol dehydrogenase 1 isoform X2: MSSNAAGQVIRCKAAVAWEAGKPLVIEEVEVAPPQEGEVRLKILFTSLCHTDVYFWEAKGQTPLFPRIFGHEAGGIVESVGEGVTDLQPGDHVLPVFTGECQQCRHCKSEESNMCDLLRINTDRGVMIHDGQTRFSKDGKPIYHFVGTSTFSEYTVVHSGCVAKIDPQAPLDKVCVLSCGISTGLGATLNVAKPTKGSTVAIFGLGAVGLAAAEGARIAGASRIIGIDLNPSRFNDAKKFGVTEFVNPKDYDKPVQQVIAEMTDGGVDRSVECTGNVNAMISAFECVHDGWGVAVLVGVPNKDDAFKTHPMNLLNERTLKGTFFGNYKPKTDLPSVVGKYMNKELELEKFITHQVPFSEINKAFEYMLKGEGLRCMITMGH; the protein is encoded by the exons ATGTCAAGCAATGCTGCTGGTCAGGTCATTCGTTGCAAAG CTGCGGTTGCATGGGAAGCGGGGAAGCCATTGGTGATTGAAGAAGTGGAGGTGGCACCACCACAGGAAGGTGAAGTTCGCCTCAAGATTCTTTTCACCTCCTTGTGCCATACTGATGTTTACTTCTGGGAAGCTAAG GGGCAAACACCACTATTTCCTCGTATTTTCGGACATGAAGCTGGAGG AATTGTGGAGAGTGTAGGTGAAGGTGTTACAGATCTCCAACCAGGAGACCATGTTCTTCCTGTGTTCACTGGTGAATGCCAGCAGTGTCGACACTGTAAATCAGAGGAAAGCAACATGTGTGACCTCCTTAGAATAAACACAGACAGGGGAGTTATGATCCATGATGGTCAGACAAGATTCTCCAAAGATGGCAAGCCAATATATCACTTTGTTGGAACTTCCACCTTTAGTGAATACACCGTTGTCCATTCTGGATGCGTCGCCAAGATTGATCCACAGGCACCACTTGACAAAGTTTGTGTTCTGAGTTGTGGGATATCAACAG GACTTGGTGCAACTCTGAATGTTGCCAAACCTACCAAAGGTTCTACTGTAGCTATTTTTGGCTTGGGAGCTGTTGGCCTTGCT GCTGCTGAAGGAGCTAGGATTGCTGGGGCTTCTAGGATCATTGGCATTGATTTGAATCCCAGCAGGTTCAATGATG CCAAGAAGTTTGGTGTGACAGAGTTTGTGAATCCAAAAGATTATGATAAGCCTGTCCAGCAG GTCATTGCTGAGATGACAGATGGAGGTGTTGACCGAAGTGTCGAGTGTACTGGAAATGTCAACGCCATGATCTCTGCTTTTGAATGTGTTCATGAT GGTTGGGGTGTGGCGGTGCTTGTTGGCGTGCCAAACAAAGACGATGCGTTCAAAACTCATCCAATGAATCTGTTGAATGAGAGGACTCTCAAGGGCACCTTCTTTGGCAACTACAAGCCCAAAACTGACCTTCCATCTGTGGTGGGCAAGTACATGAATAAG GAGCTAGAGCTGGAGAAATTCATTACCCACCAAGTTCCATTTTCAGAGATCAACAAAGCATTTGAGTATATGCTGAAAGGGGAAGGTCTACGTTGCATGATCACCATGGGACATTGA